A region of Spiribacter roseus DNA encodes the following proteins:
- a CDS encoding HNH endonuclease: MPLEWMTYQAAVRLYHLDQVAYTCGHTLYRVHGGYSARTGLRSVVDVNSIIATAGAMQASLKDHAAYRPPLNNATLFRRDDHLCLYCGERRPVRELSRDHIKPISRGGIDTWTNVVTACKRCNNLKGNRTPEQAGMQLLAVPFAPTHAEYVYLQGRRILADQMAFLRAHFPRRSPLRERLAASPS, translated from the coding sequence ATGCCACTGGAGTGGATGACCTACCAGGCGGCGGTCCGCCTCTACCACCTCGACCAGGTGGCCTATACCTGCGGCCACACCCTCTACCGGGTCCACGGCGGCTACAGCGCCCGGACCGGTCTACGCAGCGTGGTCGACGTCAACTCGATCATCGCGACCGCAGGGGCGATGCAGGCGAGCCTCAAGGATCACGCCGCCTATCGACCGCCCCTGAATAACGCCACGCTGTTCCGCCGGGACGATCATCTGTGCCTGTACTGCGGCGAGCGCCGGCCGGTCCGCGAGCTCTCCCGCGATCACATCAAGCCGATCAGTCGCGGGGGCATCGACACCTGGACCAATGTGGTTACGGCCTGCAAGCGCTGTAACAACCTCAAGGGCAACCGCACGCCGGAGCAGGCCGGCATGCAGCTGCTGGCGGTGCCGTTCGCCCCCACCCATGCCGAGTATGTCTATCTGCAGGGGCGACGCATTCTGGCCGATCAGATGGCCTTCCTGCGTGCGCACTTCCCGCGTCGCAGTCCGCTGCGCGAGCGGTTGGCCGCAAGCCCCAGCTAG
- a CDS encoding NAD(P) transhydrogenase subunit alpha has translation MAIEGFVAIYIFMLAAFAGFEVISRVPVILHTPLMSGSNFVHGIVVVGAMVVLGHAGTVTEQIIGFIAVLLAAGNAVGGYVVTERMLEMFKSKDEQKKGAEE, from the coding sequence ATGGCGATCGAAGGATTTGTCGCAATCTACATATTCATGCTGGCGGCGTTCGCCGGCTTCGAGGTCATCAGCCGTGTGCCGGTCATCCTGCATACGCCGCTGATGTCCGGCTCCAACTTTGTCCACGGCATCGTGGTGGTGGGCGCCATGGTGGTGCTCGGCCATGCCGGGACGGTGACCGAGCAGATCATCGGCTTCATCGCGGTGCTGCTCGCCGCGGGTAACGCCGTGGGCGGCTATGTCGTCACCGAGCGCATGCTCGAGATGTTCAAGAGCAAGGATGAGCAGAAGAAGGGGGCCGAGGAATGA
- a CDS encoding CDP-6-deoxy-delta-3,4-glucoseen reductase, producing the protein MSYQVRIADSDHAFDVDDGESVIDAALRAGLMLPYSCRGGTCGTCMGDVVEGRIAYPDGLPPAIDADQDESGKALFCQARPASDLVIRVKEVREAGDIRPQRLPARVEAIEECAPDVRRLFLKLPRDKRLAFLPGQYIDFLLRGGQRRSFSLANTPYDDDLLELHIRHLPGGVFSGHVFNDLKEGALLRFEGPLGNFFLRDDSDRPMILMGGGTGFAPVKGIMEQALHLGLKRPMHIYWGARRPADLYLDSLPRQWAGQAANIAYTPVLSDPEPADEWRGATGFVHEQVVRDHPDLSGFDVYMSGPPPMINAAREAFAAAGLPSDRLFYDSFEAAPE; encoded by the coding sequence ATGAGCTACCAGGTCCGCATCGCCGACAGCGATCACGCCTTTGACGTGGATGATGGCGAGAGTGTCATCGATGCCGCCCTGCGCGCCGGGCTCATGCTGCCCTACAGCTGCCGCGGCGGCACCTGCGGGACCTGCATGGGCGATGTGGTCGAAGGACGGATCGCCTATCCCGACGGGCTGCCCCCGGCCATCGACGCCGACCAGGATGAGTCGGGCAAGGCGCTGTTCTGTCAGGCCCGACCGGCCAGCGATCTGGTGATACGGGTGAAGGAAGTCCGCGAGGCCGGCGATATCCGCCCCCAGCGCCTGCCGGCCCGGGTGGAGGCCATCGAGGAATGCGCGCCGGACGTGCGCCGGCTGTTTCTCAAGTTGCCGCGGGACAAGCGCCTGGCATTCCTGCCCGGGCAGTACATCGACTTTCTGCTGCGGGGCGGCCAGCGGCGCAGCTTTTCGCTGGCCAACACCCCCTACGACGACGATCTGCTCGAGCTGCATATCCGCCACCTGCCGGGGGGCGTATTCTCGGGGCATGTATTCAATGACCTCAAGGAAGGGGCGCTGCTTCGTTTTGAAGGCCCGCTGGGCAATTTCTTTCTCCGCGACGACAGCGATCGCCCCATGATCCTGATGGGTGGCGGCACCGGCTTTGCCCCGGTCAAGGGCATCATGGAACAGGCCCTGCACCTGGGCCTCAAGCGGCCCATGCATATCTATTGGGGGGCCCGCCGGCCGGCCGATCTCTATCTCGATTCGCTGCCGCGCCAGTGGGCCGGGCAGGCTGCGAACATCGCCTACACCCCGGTGCTCTCCGATCCGGAACCCGCCGATGAGTGGCGCGGCGCCACCGGCTTTGTCCATGAGCAGGTGGTGCGCGATCACCCGGATCTGAGCGGCTTCGATGTCTATATGAGCGGACCGCCGCCGATGATCAACGCCGCCCGCGAGGCCTTTGCGGCGGCGGGGCTGCCCTCGGACCGGCTGTTCTACGACTCCTTTGAAGCGGCACCGGAGTAA
- a CDS encoding MlaA family lipoprotein, producing the protein MTRQHHPNHPPAGILRLVALLLITLVVSGCASTGSNSANDPIEGFNRGVYDFNEGVDTYALEPASEGWTRITSEGVRDSVDNFFTNLEAPGYILNDLLQGKAGDAGRESVRFVVNTTVGLLGLFDPAQAWLGIEGRAEDFGQTLGVWGVDAGPYLVLPLFGPSDTRDVTQYPVAYYTNVITYVTLDTVTFGALTALEIVNTRARMAGAARFRDDAAVDPYVFTRSAYRQYRRSQVVDGDVSLEDDAYSDFFEEMGRLPGE; encoded by the coding sequence GTGACCCGGCAGCATCATCCGAACCACCCGCCCGCCGGCATCCTCCGGCTGGTCGCCCTGCTTCTGATCACCCTGGTGGTGAGCGGCTGCGCCAGCACCGGCAGCAACTCGGCCAATGACCCCATTGAGGGGTTCAACCGGGGTGTCTACGACTTCAACGAGGGCGTCGACACCTACGCCCTCGAGCCCGCCAGTGAGGGCTGGACGCGCATCACCAGTGAGGGCGTGCGGGACAGCGTTGACAACTTTTTCACCAACCTCGAGGCGCCGGGCTACATCCTCAATGACCTGCTTCAGGGCAAGGCGGGGGATGCCGGTCGCGAGAGTGTCCGGTTTGTGGTGAACACCACAGTGGGGCTGCTGGGACTGTTCGACCCGGCGCAGGCCTGGCTGGGCATCGAGGGCCGCGCCGAGGACTTTGGCCAGACCCTGGGCGTCTGGGGCGTCGATGCCGGCCCCTATCTGGTGCTGCCGCTGTTCGGTCCCTCTGACACCCGCGACGTCACCCAGTACCCGGTGGCCTATTACACCAACGTGATCACCTACGTGACCCTGGATACGGTGACCTTCGGCGCACTGACCGCCCTCGAGATCGTCAACACCCGCGCCCGGATGGCGGGGGCGGCCCGCTTCCGCGATGACGCCGCGGTTGACCCGTACGTCTTCACACGCTCGGCCTATCGCCAGTACCGACGCTCGCAGGTCGTTGACGGCGACGTGTCCCTGGAGGACGACGCCTACTCCGACTTTTTCGAGGAAATGGGCCGCCTGCCCGGCGAGTAA
- a CDS encoding NAD(P) transhydrogenase subunit alpha, which produces MSITIAVPKETANGEKRVAVVPSVLKQFTKLGVEVRIQRGAGESAGFPDELYEGVSWADDQAALYKDADVVLRVEPPSADEAGKLPEKSLLLGFLTPHEGDTRIRNLNKRRVTSFALELVPRITRAQGIDALSSQANIAGYKCALLASHLSPKLFPMLTTAAGTVRPARVVVVGAGVAGLQAIATAKRLGAIVEAYDVRSATREQVESLGGKFIDTGVSAEGEGGYARELTDEEKAQQAEVLARHIAQADAVVTTASIPGRPAPTIIDRATVERMKAGAVIVDMAAETGGNCELTEAGKEITHQGVIIAGPRHIPSMAATHASEMYARNLVNLLGLIIKDGEIHLDWDDQVLADSCLTHDGETRHAPTRERMEGDK; this is translated from the coding sequence ATGAGCATCACCATCGCCGTCCCCAAGGAAACGGCCAACGGAGAAAAACGCGTCGCCGTCGTGCCCAGTGTTCTCAAGCAGTTCACCAAGCTTGGCGTCGAGGTGCGGATTCAGCGGGGCGCCGGCGAGTCGGCCGGTTTTCCCGACGAGCTCTACGAAGGGGTCAGCTGGGCCGACGATCAGGCAGCACTCTACAAGGATGCCGATGTGGTCCTTCGGGTCGAGCCACCCAGCGCCGATGAAGCCGGCAAGCTCCCCGAGAAAAGCCTGCTGCTCGGGTTTCTTACGCCCCACGAGGGCGACACCCGCATCCGCAACCTCAACAAGCGCCGCGTGACCAGCTTCGCGCTGGAGCTCGTGCCGCGCATCACCCGCGCCCAGGGCATTGATGCCCTGTCGTCGCAGGCGAACATCGCCGGCTACAAGTGCGCGCTGCTGGCCTCGCACCTCTCGCCCAAGCTGTTCCCGATGCTGACCACCGCCGCCGGCACGGTGCGCCCGGCCAGGGTGGTGGTTGTCGGCGCCGGCGTGGCGGGTCTGCAGGCCATCGCCACCGCCAAGCGCCTGGGTGCGATTGTCGAGGCGTACGACGTGCGCTCCGCCACCCGCGAGCAGGTCGAATCGCTGGGCGGCAAGTTCATCGACACCGGCGTCAGCGCGGAGGGCGAAGGGGGCTATGCCCGCGAGCTCACCGACGAGGAAAAGGCCCAGCAGGCCGAGGTCCTCGCCCGCCACATCGCCCAGGCCGACGCGGTGGTGACCACCGCATCGATCCCGGGGCGGCCGGCGCCGACCATCATCGACCGGGCCACCGTCGAGCGGATGAAGGCCGGTGCGGTGATCGTCGACATGGCCGCCGAGACCGGCGGCAACTGCGAGCTGACCGAGGCCGGCAAGGAAATCACCCACCAGGGCGTCATCATTGCCGGGCCCAGGCACATTCCCAGCATGGCCGCGACCCATGCCAGCGAGATGTACGCCCGCAATCTGGTCAACCTGCTCGGGCTGATCATCAAGGACGGCGAGATCCACCTCGACTGGGACGACCAGGTCCTGGCCGACAGCTGCCTGACCCACGACGGCGAGACCCGGCATGCGCCGACCCGCGAGCGCATGGAAGGAGATAAATAA